A DNA window from Akkermansiaceae bacterium contains the following coding sequences:
- a CDS encoding ThuA domain-containing protein, translating into MKILISITAGLVLLPSVVSTAAEVKKVLFFSKSSGFEHSVIRHTDGKPSHVENVLAEIGKAHGIEFTCTKDGGVFTKEGLAPFDAVFFYTTGDLTKPGNDGQPPMPADGRRVLIDFINSGKGFIGTHSATDTFHSEGDRFANNHECDPYICMLGGEFITHGSQQEATLTVASPEFPGMAVAGGSFRIMEEWYAMKNFAPDLHVLLVQQTADMTGNKKGNPYDRPPFPAAWARTQGKGRVYYTSLGHKPGTWTNPIFQGMLVGALNWTTGRVDADVTPNITKVTPGFATNAPPSKTTAEIEADEAPEEEAPAGKSGIVVTASGHQGGARPNPPENVIDGKQDTYWAAKTLDFPQWLQVDFGTPVKLAQSRVTWTSAKHRFQYQIEGSDDGKQWKVLFDGSANTRTKVVEDKLEGAARYLRVTLTGVADGTPGKLRPGVAEWEFPGMVMAAAVKSAPTATKASTSPEKEKELLAETRVPEGYEATIFAAPPMINYPTFIATAPDGTVFVSCDKNGAGGRKPHQGRIVRLRDTDGDGRADEATDFVADIDTPRGLVWDHDRLYVMHPPHLSVFIDKDGDGVSDEHKVLVKNIGWGFKDRSGDHASDGLEMSIDGWLYGSIGDFGFFGAEGTDGKKVTLRGGGVIRVRPDGTGLEIHSRGTRNVYAVAVDPLLNVYGRDNNNDGSWGVLLHHFTGMDHRGYPSLFLNFPEDVLQPMADYITGSGSGAFYLDEPGIPEKHRGLFTCDWGKSFVYHHPLTPSGATFKAGQEEFIGVPRTIDMKADASSNLYVASWRGAIFNYSGEDVGYIARVKRGGYQAQPLPVFGKAEPRELLALLGSDSHRRRIEAQRALVRGGGAVRLAAPLAALAGNKKQPLAVRVAAVFTLKQALGEESHATLAALAADAEIRPFVIRALTDDLGKMKQVPVSTLVTALDDELPRTRLEAARALGRLGDLSQAGAIAARLAEKDPVVLHTVVRVLDELRADDACFATLSRRDILPSVHAAALRVVRGHHQPEVVGNVIGLLEKEKDTARRRDLLSALCRLHSRETEWKGNGWGLAPDTTGPYFLPEVWAETPRITAVLKQEVLSAKGDEAAFLIGELNRHQIHLDEAVASILKLATEDVRHIPAAVDMLARGTTVPEQGIPILVRAALDRKSSDDVRGDAVVALSRTTSTEGCRASLEVFADFEKKPRGERLRSRPFKRAKEAFFTSKDLPAQVKVLIAEALKGDEDTASWADAALLKVSGGSAEARSHVEESWKSPAGRVRILSAITVSMDRGSKDRVLSALSDQDKTVATAARIAAKAIKLDPNAKPSALIGTLKQEAVLRTMAKMKGDPELGEQLFTQQGCMACHTVSAGDALRAGPYLGGTAGVYRKDELAEMILNPSKSLAQGYEPHQITTKDGGVHLGFIETADKEKLVVRDMAMQRKDIRAGDVTENLALETSLMPPGLVDSLTEKELAALLAYLEALAAH; encoded by the coding sequence ATGAAAATCCTCATCTCCATCACGGCTGGCCTCGTTTTGCTCCCGTCCGTCGTCTCGACTGCGGCGGAGGTGAAGAAGGTGCTGTTTTTCTCGAAGTCCTCCGGCTTCGAGCACTCCGTCATCCGCCACACGGACGGCAAGCCGAGCCATGTGGAGAACGTGCTGGCGGAGATTGGGAAGGCGCATGGCATCGAGTTCACCTGCACCAAGGACGGCGGGGTGTTCACCAAGGAGGGCCTGGCACCCTTCGATGCGGTGTTCTTCTACACCACGGGGGATCTCACGAAACCGGGGAACGATGGCCAGCCTCCGATGCCCGCGGATGGCAGGCGGGTGCTGATCGACTTCATCAATTCCGGGAAAGGCTTCATCGGCACGCACAGTGCGACGGATACCTTCCACAGCGAGGGTGACCGCTTCGCGAACAACCACGAGTGTGATCCTTACATCTGCATGCTCGGCGGGGAGTTCATCACCCACGGCTCCCAGCAGGAGGCGACCCTCACCGTGGCGAGTCCGGAGTTTCCTGGCATGGCCGTGGCGGGCGGAAGCTTCAGGATCATGGAGGAATGGTATGCGATGAAAAACTTCGCACCGGATCTCCATGTGCTGCTGGTCCAGCAAACGGCGGACATGACCGGCAACAAGAAGGGCAATCCGTATGACCGGCCGCCGTTCCCCGCGGCATGGGCGCGGACCCAGGGGAAGGGGCGTGTCTATTACACCTCGCTCGGCCACAAGCCGGGGACATGGACCAACCCGATCTTCCAGGGCATGCTGGTGGGTGCGTTGAACTGGACCACCGGCAGGGTGGATGCGGATGTCACGCCCAACATCACGAAGGTCACTCCCGGCTTCGCGACCAACGCGCCACCATCCAAGACCACGGCGGAGATCGAGGCGGATGAGGCACCGGAGGAAGAAGCCCCGGCGGGGAAATCCGGCATCGTCGTCACCGCATCCGGCCACCAGGGAGGTGCCCGGCCGAATCCACCGGAGAATGTCATCGACGGAAAGCAGGACACCTATTGGGCGGCGAAGACGCTGGATTTCCCGCAGTGGCTCCAGGTGGACTTCGGAACGCCGGTGAAGCTCGCCCAGAGCCGTGTCACGTGGACATCGGCAAAGCATCGTTTCCAGTATCAGATCGAGGGATCGGATGACGGAAAGCAGTGGAAGGTACTCTTCGACGGCAGCGCGAACACCCGCACCAAGGTCGTGGAGGACAAGCTGGAGGGCGCGGCCCGTTACCTCCGTGTGACGCTCACCGGTGTGGCGGACGGAACTCCCGGCAAGCTGCGCCCCGGCGTCGCCGAATGGGAATTCCCCGGCATGGTGATGGCTGCTGCCGTGAAGTCCGCACCCACCGCCACCAAGGCGTCCACCTCTCCGGAGAAAGAAAAGGAACTGCTGGCGGAGACACGCGTTCCCGAAGGCTATGAGGCGACCATTTTCGCGGCACCGCCGATGATCAACTATCCGACGTTCATCGCGACGGCACCGGATGGCACGGTCTTCGTTTCCTGTGACAAGAACGGCGCGGGCGGCAGGAAGCCCCACCAGGGCCGGATCGTCCGGCTGCGGGACACGGATGGCGATGGTCGGGCGGATGAGGCGACGGACTTCGTCGCGGACATCGACACCCCACGGGGGCTGGTCTGGGATCATGACCGGCTCTACGTCATGCACCCGCCGCACCTCAGCGTCTTCATCGACAAGGACGGCGATGGTGTTTCCGATGAACACAAGGTTCTGGTTAAGAACATCGGCTGGGGATTCAAGGACCGCTCTGGTGACCACGCATCCGACGGCCTGGAAATGAGCATCGACGGCTGGCTTTACGGATCGATCGGTGATTTTGGATTCTTCGGTGCGGAAGGAACGGATGGGAAAAAAGTCACCTTGCGCGGTGGCGGCGTCATCCGGGTGCGGCCGGATGGAACGGGTCTGGAGATCCACTCCCGCGGCACGCGGAATGTCTATGCGGTGGCGGTTGATCCTCTGCTGAATGTCTATGGCCGCGACAACAACAACGACGGCAGTTGGGGCGTCCTTCTCCATCATTTCACCGGCATGGACCATCGTGGCTATCCATCGCTGTTCCTGAACTTCCCGGAGGATGTCCTCCAGCCGATGGCGGACTACATCACCGGCTCCGGCAGTGGTGCCTTCTATCTCGATGAACCGGGCATCCCGGAGAAGCACCGCGGTCTGTTCACCTGCGACTGGGGGAAAAGCTTCGTCTATCACCATCCGCTGACGCCATCCGGTGCCACCTTCAAGGCGGGACAGGAGGAGTTCATCGGAGTGCCGCGGACCATCGACATGAAGGCGGATGCTTCCAGCAACCTCTACGTGGCAAGCTGGCGCGGCGCGATCTTCAACTACTCAGGTGAAGACGTCGGGTACATCGCCCGGGTGAAGCGTGGCGGCTATCAGGCGCAACCTTTGCCGGTCTTCGGGAAAGCGGAGCCGCGGGAACTGCTGGCACTGCTCGGTTCGGACAGCCATCGTCGCCGCATCGAGGCACAACGTGCGCTCGTCCGCGGCGGGGGCGCGGTCCGCCTGGCGGCGCCACTCGCAGCGCTGGCTGGAAACAAGAAGCAGCCGCTGGCGGTGCGCGTGGCGGCGGTGTTCACGCTGAAGCAGGCGCTCGGTGAGGAGTCGCACGCCACGCTGGCCGCCTTGGCCGCGGATGCGGAGATCCGGCCCTTCGTCATCCGTGCGCTGACAGATGATCTTGGCAAAATGAAGCAGGTGCCGGTGTCCACACTGGTGACCGCGCTGGACGACGAACTGCCGCGCACCCGTCTGGAAGCGGCCCGCGCCCTGGGCCGTCTGGGGGACCTTTCTCAGGCCGGGGCCATCGCCGCACGCCTCGCTGAGAAGGATCCGGTGGTGCTGCACACCGTCGTTCGGGTGCTCGACGAATTGCGTGCGGACGATGCCTGCTTCGCGACATTGTCACGCCGCGATATCCTGCCCTCCGTCCATGCCGCCGCGCTGCGGGTCGTGCGCGGCCATCATCAGCCGGAGGTCGTGGGAAATGTCATCGGCCTCCTGGAAAAGGAAAAGGATACAGCCCGGCGCAGGGATCTGCTTTCCGCCCTTTGCCGCCTGCATTCCCGTGAAACGGAGTGGAAAGGAAACGGCTGGGGATTGGCACCGGATACCACGGGACCGTATTTCCTGCCGGAAGTCTGGGCGGAAACACCACGCATCACCGCGGTGCTGAAACAGGAAGTCCTCTCTGCGAAGGGCGACGAAGCCGCCTTCCTCATCGGTGAGCTGAACCGCCACCAGATCCACCTGGACGAGGCCGTCGCCTCCATCCTGAAGTTGGCGACGGAGGACGTGCGCCACATCCCGGCCGCGGTGGACATGCTGGCACGCGGCACCACCGTGCCGGAGCAGGGGATTCCTATCTTGGTCCGCGCCGCCCTCGACAGGAAATCATCCGATGATGTCCGCGGGGATGCGGTCGTCGCGCTTTCCCGCACCACGAGCACGGAAGGCTGCCGAGCGAGTCTGGAAGTCTTCGCCGACTTCGAGAAAAAGCCGCGCGGTGAACGGCTCCGCAGCCGCCCCTTCAAGCGGGCAAAGGAAGCTTTCTTCACCTCGAAGGATCTGCCGGCACAAGTCAAGGTGCTCATCGCGGAGGCATTGAAGGGGGATGAAGATACCGCGTCGTGGGCGGACGCGGCATTGCTGAAAGTATCCGGCGGATCCGCTGAGGCGCGTAGCCATGTGGAAGAGTCATGGAAATCGCCCGCCGGGCGTGTGCGAATCCTTTCCGCCATCACCGTCTCGATGGACCGCGGCTCGAAGGACAGGGTGCTCTCCGCACTTTCTGATCAGGACAAGACCGTGGCCACCGCAGCGAGGATCGCCGCCAAGGCCATCAAGCTGGACCCGAACGCGAAGCCGTCCGCGCTCATCGGCACGCTCAAGCAGGAGGCCGTGCTACGCACGATGGCGAAGATGAAGGGCGACCCGGAGCTGGGTGAGCAACTCTTCACCCAGCAGGGCTGCATGGCCTGCCATACGGTGAGCGCGGGAGATGCGCTGCGTGCCGGACCTTACCTCGGAGGCACTGCCGGGGTCTATCGCAAGGACGAACTGGCGGAAATGATCCTCAACCCGTCGAAGTCACTCGCCCAGGGCTATGAGCCGCACCAGATCACCACGAAGGATGGTGGAGTTCATCTCGGCTTCATCGAGACGGCGGACAAGGAGAAGCTCGTCGTCCGCGACATGGCGATGCAGCGGAAGGACATCCGTGCGGGCGATGTCACGGAGAACCTCGCGCTGGAAACCTCGCTGATGCCACCGGGGCTGGTAGACAGCCTCACCGAAAAGGAACTGGCCGCCCTCCTGGCCTACCTCGAAGCCCTCGCCGCCCATTGA
- a CDS encoding FAD-dependent oxidoreductase, whose amino-acid sequence MIPDFIRRIPLFLGLATMCPAQTDLLVYGGTPAGVSAAVSAARQGRSVVLVEPLYYVGGMMSGGLTKTDIGDRATIGGVSKEFFDRVLKHYQKAYGPESEQVKTSKEGAFFEPKVAGEIFRTMLDEAGVKVLLKHDLVSASINGGSVSSVVLKTGDSTSTHEAKVFIDATYEGDLLAAAGVPYRVGREARAEFGESLAGMTEGPEEYLGMGDHRVQSYNMRSTLTNRTDILVPVPKPDEYMPDAHRGFIDAVNRNGYKTFEELFHDAPLWGGVNGKFDPNKADAVGMNLGYVEADPEGRRRIVKRLQDYWLSLWYMLQNDPGLPEEFRASAKKWGLPKDEFVESGHVSPQPYVRVGRRMMGRHFLTQNDVMDDRYKEDSICLGSYNIDSHEIQRMLTDKGWVKEGFIIEKIDPYEIPYRSITPHAPKNLLVTCAVSASHIAYGTLRMEPVFMMIGQAAGEAADLSLKHKKAVQQIPVPELQKRLSDVGIALRAPFRPKVELVIKTQPPYQPGQVIEFEAKVARSRGAVKEFQWNFDGSGEVHGREATATFTFPVSKKYHLTLSATDADGLKSLPVTAVIQIGDNQAADPEVYFTEAKVTGRWNRAATGLVGYRFRTPYHDMNAGKGEKSAVFETSLPEDGVYRVAIAYPHDANRSPNVPVTIDSADGTKEIILNQKKKASDLAFAPVGEFRFTKSKPARVTISNKGATGFVTADAVRWIRVGP is encoded by the coding sequence ATGATACCTGACTTCATTCGTCGCATACCACTATTCCTCGGCCTGGCCACCATGTGCCCGGCGCAGACGGACCTCCTCGTCTATGGCGGCACGCCTGCCGGGGTTTCCGCCGCGGTGTCCGCAGCCCGTCAGGGTCGCAGCGTCGTGCTTGTCGAGCCACTCTACTATGTCGGCGGCATGATGTCCGGCGGCCTCACCAAGACGGACATCGGGGACCGCGCCACCATCGGCGGCGTGTCGAAGGAGTTCTTCGACCGCGTGCTGAAGCACTACCAGAAAGCCTACGGTCCGGAGTCAGAGCAGGTGAAAACCAGCAAGGAAGGCGCTTTCTTTGAACCAAAGGTCGCGGGTGAGATTTTCCGCACCATGCTGGATGAGGCCGGGGTCAAGGTGCTGCTGAAGCATGACCTTGTGTCCGCATCGATCAACGGCGGCTCCGTTTCCTCCGTGGTTCTGAAAACCGGAGACTCCACCTCCACCCATGAGGCGAAGGTCTTCATCGACGCCACCTATGAAGGGGATCTCCTCGCCGCGGCGGGTGTCCCATACCGCGTCGGTCGGGAGGCCAGGGCGGAGTTCGGCGAATCCCTCGCGGGCATGACCGAGGGGCCGGAAGAGTATCTCGGGATGGGTGACCACCGGGTCCAGTCCTATAACATGCGCTCCACTTTGACCAATCGGACGGACATTCTGGTGCCCGTCCCGAAGCCGGATGAATACATGCCGGATGCCCACCGCGGGTTCATCGATGCGGTGAACCGCAATGGCTACAAGACCTTCGAGGAGCTGTTCCATGATGCCCCGCTGTGGGGTGGGGTGAACGGGAAATTCGACCCCAACAAGGCGGACGCCGTCGGTATGAACCTCGGCTACGTCGAGGCGGATCCGGAGGGACGCCGCCGCATCGTGAAGCGTCTCCAGGACTACTGGCTGAGCCTGTGGTACATGCTCCAGAATGATCCTGGTTTGCCGGAAGAGTTCCGCGCCAGCGCGAAGAAGTGGGGCCTGCCGAAGGATGAGTTCGTGGAGAGCGGTCACGTCAGCCCGCAGCCGTATGTGCGCGTCGGCCGACGGATGATGGGCCGCCATTTCCTCACCCAGAACGACGTGATGGATGACCGCTACAAGGAGGACTCCATCTGCCTCGGCAGCTACAACATCGACTCCCATGAGATCCAGCGGATGCTGACGGACAAGGGATGGGTGAAGGAAGGCTTCATCATTGAGAAGATCGATCCGTATGAGATTCCCTACCGTTCCATCACCCCGCACGCGCCGAAGAACCTGCTGGTGACCTGCGCGGTCAGCGCCTCCCACATTGCCTACGGCACCCTGCGTATGGAGCCGGTGTTCATGATGATCGGCCAGGCAGCCGGTGAAGCCGCGGACCTTTCCCTGAAACACAAAAAGGCTGTGCAGCAGATCCCCGTGCCGGAACTGCAGAAGCGTCTGTCCGACGTGGGCATCGCGCTGAGGGCTCCCTTCCGTCCGAAGGTGGAGCTGGTGATCAAGACCCAGCCACCCTACCAGCCGGGGCAGGTCATCGAGTTCGAGGCGAAGGTCGCCCGCTCCCGTGGTGCGGTGAAGGAGTTCCAGTGGAACTTCGACGGCAGCGGTGAGGTCCACGGCCGCGAGGCCACGGCGACGTTTACCTTCCCCGTGTCGAAGAAATATCATCTCACGCTCAGCGCCACGGATGCGGACGGCCTGAAGTCCCTGCCTGTCACAGCCGTCATCCAGATCGGTGACAATCAGGCGGCGGATCCGGAGGTCTATTTCACCGAGGCAAAGGTGACCGGTCGCTGGAATCGCGCCGCGACGGGTCTGGTCGGCTACCGTTTCCGCACACCCTACCATGACATGAACGCCGGCAAGGGCGAGAAGTCGGCGGTTTTCGAAACATCCCTGCCGGAGGACGGCGTGTATCGCGTTGCCATCGCCTATCCTCATGACGCGAACCGGTCGCCGAACGTGCCGGTCACCATCGACTCCGCGGACGGGACGAAGGAGATCATCCTCAACCAGAAAAAGAAGGCATCCGATCTCGCGTTCGCGCCTGTCGGGGAATTCCGGTTCACGAAAAGCAAGCCCGCCCGCGTGACCATCAGCAACAAGGGCGCCACCGGCTTTGTCACCGCGGATGCCGTCCGCTGGATCCGCGTCGGCCCATAA
- a CDS encoding FAD-dependent oxidoreductase translates to MKHSMDRMKRTVLAFAGVAAGLLATARGQETVKADVVVYAGTPAGITAAIAAAREGRTVSLVELNNRVGGMVSGGLTNTDIGKRWTVGGLSEEFLTRAVDYYKEKYGPDSEQYKACKNGRKYEPHVAELIFERMLAEQPKIKVWKGHRYHSVTLDGARIVSLTAEDPVAKKQLTFEGDVFIDASYTGDVMAGALVPYRVGREGRAEFGEPLAGVTKGPESVIGTGDHRTQAYNYRVSITGTTANRVLFPKPGNYDPEPWRAKFQDKILSGKITKFLDLYISKAGANDKRDSNWNDLVGGNEGYAEGDWETRAKIEAKHRDYFLSMLYYLQNDPALPESFRKDAMNWGLPKDEFQDTGHFPFQLYIRESRRMLGKYILREQDLTENRQKADGICAGNYGIDCHGVQFTMVNGKRIIERTRHRSVEPYDIPYSSIVPIEPGNLIVPVCLSSTHVAYCSLRMEPVFMMIGHAAGKAAHLALAGKTPVQDVDVAKLRELLLKEGAVLDAAAPGKSEEMKKKAKPGDDEESEETEMEDETPAKTPAKEAKAKKEAPAADTVVEDPALPRVLIIGDSISIGYTPGVRELLKGKANILRIPGNGSSTSHGLANLSKWLGTGKWDVIHFNFGLHDAKLPPEGIRHSEPEQYEKNLRELVKQLQATGAKLIFATTTPVPDGGNLAPDRRFAEVKAYNEAALRVMKENNVTINDLNTAMQPHAAEYLKPKDVHYTKEGSAFLADRVAAAIGGKLK, encoded by the coding sequence ATGAAACATTCCATGGATCGAATGAAACGGACCGTGCTGGCATTCGCCGGTGTCGCGGCCGGACTGCTGGCAACCGCCCGCGGGCAGGAGACTGTGAAAGCGGACGTCGTTGTCTATGCCGGAACCCCGGCGGGCATCACCGCTGCCATCGCCGCCGCCCGTGAAGGGCGGACGGTCTCCCTGGTGGAGCTGAACAACCGCGTGGGCGGCATGGTCAGCGGCGGCCTCACCAACACCGACATCGGCAAGCGCTGGACCGTCGGCGGCTTGTCGGAGGAGTTCCTCACCCGGGCGGTGGACTACTACAAGGAGAAGTACGGCCCGGATTCCGAACAATACAAGGCCTGCAAGAACGGTCGGAAATATGAACCTCATGTCGCGGAGCTGATCTTCGAACGGATGCTCGCGGAGCAGCCGAAGATCAAGGTATGGAAAGGTCACCGATACCACTCGGTGACCCTGGACGGAGCGAGGATCGTTTCCCTGACGGCGGAGGATCCGGTGGCGAAGAAGCAGCTCACTTTCGAGGGGGATGTCTTCATCGATGCGAGCTACACCGGCGATGTGATGGCGGGCGCGTTGGTGCCCTACCGCGTCGGCCGTGAGGGCCGCGCGGAGTTCGGTGAGCCGCTGGCTGGCGTGACGAAGGGACCGGAGTCCGTCATCGGCACCGGCGACCACCGCACGCAGGCCTACAACTACCGGGTCTCCATCACCGGCACCACGGCGAACCGTGTCCTGTTCCCGAAGCCGGGCAACTATGACCCGGAGCCATGGCGGGCGAAGTTCCAGGACAAGATCCTCAGTGGAAAGATCACGAAGTTCCTCGACCTCTACATCAGCAAGGCCGGTGCGAATGACAAGCGTGACTCGAACTGGAACGACCTCGTCGGTGGCAATGAAGGCTATGCGGAAGGGGATTGGGAAACGCGCGCGAAGATCGAGGCGAAGCACCGGGACTACTTCCTGAGCATGCTCTACTACCTCCAGAATGATCCCGCTCTGCCGGAGAGCTTCCGGAAGGACGCGATGAACTGGGGCCTGCCGAAGGACGAGTTCCAGGACACAGGGCATTTCCCGTTCCAGCTCTACATCCGCGAATCACGCCGCATGCTCGGGAAATACATCCTGCGCGAGCAGGACCTCACGGAGAACCGCCAGAAGGCGGATGGCATCTGCGCCGGGAACTATGGCATCGACTGCCACGGGGTGCAGTTCACCATGGTGAATGGAAAGCGCATCATCGAGCGCACGCGGCACCGCTCCGTGGAGCCGTATGACATCCCGTATTCCAGCATCGTCCCCATCGAGCCGGGGAACCTCATCGTGCCGGTGTGCCTTTCCTCGACCCACGTCGCCTACTGCTCGCTGCGGATGGAGCCCGTGTTCATGATGATCGGCCATGCGGCGGGGAAAGCCGCGCACCTCGCGCTGGCGGGTAAGACACCCGTCCAGGATGTGGATGTGGCCAAGCTCCGTGAGCTGCTTCTCAAGGAAGGCGCCGTGCTCGATGCTGCCGCTCCCGGAAAGTCCGAAGAGATGAAGAAGAAGGCGAAGCCCGGTGACGACGAGGAGTCGGAGGAGACGGAGATGGAAGATGAAACGCCTGCCAAAACACCGGCCAAGGAAGCCAAGGCGAAAAAAGAAGCCCCGGCTGCGGACACGGTGGTGGAAGATCCTGCCCTGCCACGTGTGCTCATTATAGGTGACTCCATTTCCATCGGCTACACCCCCGGTGTCCGGGAGTTGCTGAAGGGAAAGGCGAATATCCTCCGCATCCCCGGCAACGGCAGCTCCACCAGCCATGGACTGGCGAACCTGTCCAAGTGGTTGGGGACCGGAAAGTGGGATGTCATCCACTTCAACTTTGGCCTGCATGACGCGAAGCTGCCGCCGGAGGGCATCCGCCATTCCGAGCCGGAGCAGTATGAAAAGAACCTCCGCGAGCTGGTGAAGCAACTGCAGGCGACGGGCGCGAAGCTCATCTTCGCCACCACCACGCCGGTTCCGGATGGCGGGAATCTCGCGCCGGACCGCCGCTTCGCGGAGGTGAAGGCCTATAACGAGGCCGCCCTGCGGGTGATGAAGGAGAACAACGTCACCATCAACGACCTGAATACCGCCATGCAGCCGCATGCCGCGGAGTATCTCAAGCCGAAGGACGTCCACTACACCAAGGAAGGATCCGCTTTCCTCGCGGATCGTGTGGCCGCCGCCATAGGAGGAAAACTCAAGTAA
- a CDS encoding FAD-dependent oxidoreductase, protein MNRIVLLSLVMSLRSLAGESADVVVYGGTPAGISAAIAAARQGHDVALIDINAHVGGMVSGGLVDTDIGDRATVGGLADDFLKRVAKHYLDTYGADSKQVATCHNGLKYEPRIAQATFEAMLKEQPKIRIWRQHRYRSVTQDGGKVTSLTVDDLQGKTTRTFSGKVFIDASYEGDLMAGALVPYRVGRESRTEFGETLAGINMGPDQIRGLGDHRTQAYNYRVSITSNTENRVLFPKPEIYDPAPWRETYGKRILSQGITTFAGLYVNAERKAGPNEKLDTNWCDLRGGAEGYAEGDWETRDRIAAKHRDYFLSLLYYLQNDPELPAAFREDAMKWGLPKDEFADNGHFPFQLYVREGRRMVSNYVLRESDLTQERYKPRGICAGSYGIDCHIVQLITHRRVPVVERTRHVSVDNYDIPYDCITPPEPGNLLVPVCISATHVAYASLRMEPVYMMLGQAAGNAAHLAITGNSTVQDVDVEKLRSILTKEGAVLDAGYQPQVEIVATPSKARPGDSVTFSIKSGDLKEPITKVWWDFEGDGTVDATTESTKHTFQSEKNHLVSLLVEDKAGLRRLVTVEVPVGAAQHSDVTVDEFDAELTGKWKGAYPEIVLSGGKRTPDVFYGPGSQQDISLRGVKAPVSGKFSTTLPQSGRYRVSVAFRPAKTQATNTPVTVKHAGGTADITLNQREETTPFPWVGIGEFAFKAGEPAELGISNTGTDGLIAIDGVRWIWLGQ, encoded by the coding sequence ATGAATCGCATTGTTCTATTGTCACTGGTGATGTCGCTGCGCTCCCTCGCGGGGGAGAGTGCGGATGTGGTCGTCTATGGAGGCACCCCGGCGGGCATCAGTGCGGCCATCGCCGCCGCCCGGCAGGGTCATGATGTGGCCTTGATCGACATCAACGCCCACGTCGGCGGCATGGTCAGTGGAGGTCTGGTGGACACGGACATCGGTGACCGCGCGACCGTTGGCGGTCTGGCGGATGATTTCCTGAAACGGGTCGCCAAGCACTACCTCGATACCTACGGAGCGGACTCGAAACAGGTCGCCACCTGCCATAACGGACTGAAGTATGAACCTCGGATCGCCCAAGCGACTTTTGAGGCGATGCTGAAGGAGCAGCCGAAGATCCGCATCTGGAGACAGCACCGCTACCGGTCGGTCACGCAGGACGGCGGAAAGGTGACCTCCCTGACGGTGGATGACCTTCAGGGAAAGACGACACGGACATTCAGCGGGAAGGTCTTCATCGACGCCAGCTATGAGGGTGACCTCATGGCCGGTGCGCTGGTTCCCTACCGCGTTGGACGGGAAAGCCGGACGGAGTTCGGTGAGACGTTGGCCGGGATCAACATGGGGCCGGACCAGATCCGCGGCCTGGGTGACCACCGCACCCAGGCCTACAACTACCGGGTGTCCATCACCTCCAACACGGAGAACCGCGTCCTGTTCCCGAAGCCGGAGATCTATGACCCCGCTCCATGGCGTGAGACCTATGGAAAGCGTATCCTTTCCCAGGGCATCACCACCTTCGCAGGTCTGTATGTGAACGCCGAGCGGAAGGCGGGGCCGAACGAGAAACTCGACACCAACTGGTGTGACCTCCGCGGTGGTGCGGAGGGTTATGCGGAGGGCGATTGGGAAACGCGCGACAGGATCGCCGCGAAGCACCGCGACTATTTCCTGAGCCTGCTCTACTATCTCCAGAATGATCCGGAGCTTCCCGCCGCCTTCCGTGAGGATGCGATGAAGTGGGGCCTGCCGAAGGATGAGTTCGCGGACAACGGGCATTTTCCGTTCCAGCTCTATGTGCGGGAGGGCCGCCGGATGGTCTCGAACTACGTGCTGCGTGAAAGTGACCTGACGCAGGAGCGTTACAAGCCGCGCGGGATCTGCGCCGGGTCCTACGGCATCGACTGCCACATCGTGCAGTTGATCACGCACAGGAGGGTGCCGGTGGTGGAGCGGACACGCCACGTGTCGGTGGACAACTACGACATCCCCTACGACTGCATCACTCCGCCGGAGCCGGGCAACCTGCTGGTGCCTGTCTGCATCTCCGCCACCCACGTGGCCTATGCCTCCCTGCGGATGGAGCCGGTCTACATGATGCTGGGCCAGGCGGCGGGAAATGCGGCGCACCTCGCCATCACCGGGAACTCGACCGTGCAGGATGTGGATGTGGAAAAGCTCCGCTCCATCCTCACGAAGGAGGGCGCGGTTCTGGATGCCGGTTACCAGCCGCAGGTGGAGATCGTGGCGACACCTTCCAAAGCCCGCCCGGGTGACAGTGTCACTTTTTCGATCAAATCCGGTGACCTGAAGGAACCGATCACCAAGGTATGGTGGGACTTCGAGGGCGACGGAACCGTGGACGCCACCACGGAAAGCACGAAGCACACGTTCCAGTCGGAGAAGAACCATCTCGTCAGCCTCTTGGTCGAGGACAAGGCGGGCCTCAGACGCCTCGTGACCGTGGAGGTGCCCGTCGGCGCCGCGCAGCACTCCGATGTGACCGTCGATGAGTTCGACGCCGAGCTGACCGGGAAATGGAAGGGAGCCTACCCTGAGATCGTCCTGTCGGGTGGGAAACGCACTCCGGATGTCTTCTACGGTCCCGGATCACAGCAGGATATCTCGTTGCGTGGCGTGAAGGCCCCGGTCTCCGGAAAATTCTCCACCACGCTCCCGCAGTCCGGCCGCTACCGCGTCAGTGTCGCCTTCCGCCCTGCGAAGACGCAAGCCACCAACACGCCGGTCACGGTGAAGCACGCGGGCGGAACCGCGGACATCACCCTGAACCAGCGCGAGGAAACGACGCCTTTCCCGTGGGTCGGCATCGGTGAATTCGCCTTCAAGGCGGGGGAGCCGGCGGAGCTTGGGATCTCGAACACCGGCACGGACGGATTGATCGCCATCGATGGCGTCCGTTGGATCTGGCTGGGCCAGTGA